Part of the Pieris brassicae chromosome 11, ilPieBrab1.1, whole genome shotgun sequence genome, CCATGTCCGTTTGCTCTTGTAactgacatattttttaatgttatatctTATTTTAGTCTGTGCTAGcttgaaattttatacaaaatatagtcTATAGAATAGCCACAGTGTATACAAgggaaaatacaaatacattttacaattatgaataatataaattatagaatgTTACTAGATaacatgaataatataaatttagtaaatacGATTTAGCCGATAAGCGCAAAGTGACCAATAAAAGCCGAAATTAAAGTGGTCCtgaaatcaatataataagcaGTCTAATACGTTTTACCAAAACCTCGATcagtgtaatattattattatgtatactaAAAGATAAGAGACGTAGATAATGTCTGACTAGGTGGCTGAGTGTATAGACtattatacattaaacatCTGCCTGACAGTAGCGATAAGTTCGGTaccaaaaaataatagttttctgATCCCTATATAAAGATaagtgttaaatataaattacctcTTGTAAAAGCAAGTCCTTCTCTTCTAACTTTGCTTCGAACATGTTGTTGATTTCCCGAAGCGCCTGACGTTTACTTTCAGCTAATTGTTCAAGTCGTTCTTCGTAATCTTTTCGCATTCTTGCTGTCTTATCCTCTAGGCTCTAAaagtaacaattcttaaaatatatgtattttaattaagggTCAAAAGGAGTCAAAGAATAAACACatgttactaaaaaataaagtgttttcaattatataaaaataagagaTATAACGGTCATGTAGGTTAAAAAACAGCGCCAAAGCAAAGAATATCCAGTTTCACTAATAATTTTTGCTCACAATAATACTCTTCTTATTTTACTTAACGTTAAGTCGCGACTCAAAATCTTAGTGAAAAGTACTTACCTGATATCTATCATATTCGCTTATTAGTCTTATGTTAAAGTCCGCTTCCAAGGCTTGCAAAGTCCTCTCGTGGCCTGAACGCAGCTTGGCAATATCTTGTTGTATCATACCGATTTCGTGTGTGTGTTCATTTTCCATTTGCTAAAACGTTTTAATTAGATTAAGCATTCAGTATTACTATTATCCGTTCGTGCAACAATCAAAAGAATTAGATTCCTGCAACTGTTAAGTTCATTATTTATACCCGAGTATTTCGGCCTATTGAGACGCAATAAACACTTGCGGCTCAATTGAGGTGCGAACACACCACCAGACTTGACAGCGGGGTTTCTACTGGGCTTCACTGCTTATTAGACaaacactcgcgagccctctagcattgagagtgtccatgggcggtccatatcacttaacatcagatgagccttctgcccgtttgccccctattttaaaaaaaaacacacttAACAGATAATGGTACGTAAACTAAAAGTCTGCGATGGTTATATCTACATAACTGCGGCATTGTATTGCTAAATTCTTTATAGATAAGTAGGCATACGATTTTTTGTACTTAGTATAAATTACGTTCCCTGGAAGAGATCGTTTAGCAGCGATAAGGATGACCGTTGcgctatgtttttattaacattattattaatttcttgtgcaaaatgaataaaataataaataattaaaccacTTAATAACATGGCAAGAGGTCCTAGTTCAGATTACCGGTGAAATGATATTTCCGTTTGGTATTtacagattttaaaaaaatatataaaaatattgagaaaTTAGACTGCCCTATGCCCCATTACATTAGATATGTCTTAGGCACTTCTATTTGTTTCCCTTTGAATCTCAGTGCAACCGCGATAACCACAAATCAAGCGCCTGTCTAACACAACCGATTGACATCTTGAAAGCAATAAATTATGGAAAAGTGAATTggattttttaagttattaccTCGTTTTTCTCTTTTAGCTCCTCAATAGCCGCACAATAGCCTTCATGGACTTCTTTTAGCTTTTCTGCTTGAGTAGCTTCAGCTTGCCGCAGTTGATATGTATGTTCAGTTTCCAGTTCACTCATTCGTGTACTGAGcaacttaaaacaaattttaaattataaatagaaggGCATTGCTCAATTAATCAGCAATTAAGGCGCTTAAAGAGATATCCCCTAGTAATATTACCATGGTCAAAAGTAACTCTCTGTATTACGTTTTACAATAgaacacatttatattaaatttcaaatacagTATAGAGTTGCTCTTGGGAAACATTTTATCGTAAAAAAGCAGATGAAATAGAGGAGTTGAAATTAATATGGAAGTTGATTAATGTCaaatatcaaacaaaaaaagttaataagcCTTTACTTAATATGAAGAAGAAATAActggtaataaaatttaaattctccGAATATGTCTCCtcaaataaaaacgttttctAACAATTTTAACTCACATTAATACTATTAATCTTCTCTTGCAAATCCTTTTTGCTAATCAAAATCTCTTTCGAGTAGGCAAAATCTTTGTCCAACGCAATTGCTCTACCATCTGCATTTGTTAATCTCCATACACATATTGACGAATCTTCAGCCACCGACACCAATGTCTGGTCATCGTAAGACAAAGTAGCCCctgttattttcttattatgcATGTGATACTCATTAAATATAGCTTTGTCTAGAAGTGGCAGTTGAACGGCGGTCACACCTCCCGCTCCCCCAGTTATGAATAGCATCAGGTCAGAGCGTGAAAGAATGATGGTGTCGAGACCGCATCCTATGAGAGTTAGGTTTCGTCTTATAGTATTCGCCCCAATTTCTTTGAGCTCTCCATCACTGCCAACCGCGTATGTAGTTTTTCCGTTACTTGAAAGttacatacaaacattttggttaatttaatagatattgCAGACCTATCCAACATTTTTAACAGTTGTATTAAGTTGAACCCCGGTTGCACTAATTGGATATTTTCTATGTGGACTTGCTgatacggtaaaggaaaactcAGAGTCTCAGatacgaaaaaaaattggaagtTGTGTGTACACAGGCACAAGCTGCtaatcaccaacttgcctcATCAGAAAAACGATGAAGGAAACCAAAGGTCTTCCGTTTTTTGTCATACATTTGCTAATTCTTTATTCACTTCGGtggataaaattaatgaatataaagaaaatacatatactGGTTAAACAGATTCGCATATAATTACTTGTTTACGGCGCATGCGCTGAATTGGTTTGTCTTTAGTATAACCTCTCCAACTCGTTGACCATTTGACATATTCCACTCATAGACAGCTCCTTCGGAACCGCAAGAGACAAGGGTCAAATCGTTTGCTGACCACGCAAGACCTGTAACCTTTAAAAATCCGTTCATTACTATCAATGCACTAACACagaatttttttacaagatCAGAATTATGCTTCAAAAATCTTAGCACAAACGATtctttatatgatttttatttcatgaaTTCGTgtctacaataaataaaatcttcgaAAAGGGTTCTATAATTTAAGCTTGAAAACAGTGTATTCGAAGTTTTGCATATACTATTGTAacgtaatatttaatgaatatataacaaattaaaagaaaatatgttcAACGACATTTAAGGAATTCAGTTTACCTCCTTACCTAGGCTGTCTATTATATGTAGAAACGACATTTAATGCAAAGTCTGACTCTCATACGTCAGAAACGTATAGgtattgacattttttataacttcaGTATTTACCTTCCCATTATGTCCTTTTAAGTTGTACACATTTTGAAAGGATACCGAAGAAAAGACTTGAATAATTTGAACGTTGACAGCGGCAAAAAGATGGCCGTTGGTGCTGAACTTAGCGCGCTTACAATTTCGTATCGGAAATTCTCTAACTACTTCGAAATCGTCAATTAAAACCACCATATATCTTAGTTTGTCAGAGAATCCCACTATTGCAAATAGACCTGTAATTAggtaaatttacaaataaaatacatgtcCATGTAAATTTATCTatctatttatgtttaatatgaaCTGGCATTTATggaacatatatttttcatctaaggcatgtaaataaaattgagcTAATCACGTGACTGAGCCAAAACTTTCCGGTCAAAGTGACTGACCTGCCATCAAATgacatttttttcaaaagtcaCACTGAAAAAATTCTGCTCCAAATGAAGTGTGCTCGAAGTGAACCTCGAGTTGAAGAATGtgtaacacaaaaaaatacctgtaGGATGTAAAGAAACACAATGAATCTCTTCTTGATACAGCTTTATCAATTCCACATCATCAGTCATATAGTTCCAGATGCGTATACTTTTGTCCTGCTCTCCAGACGTCATGAAAATTGGCTTCCAGGCGCACATTGACAATGAATTAATTCGTCCGTAATGCATCGCTGGACCGAGCTCTATGAATGGTAGCTCTGGATGCTGAAAAAGTTCCCaaagatatattattacaagAATAAACCGAGGTagaataataagaattaaGATTGATCGAGTTCGATCGAGTTCGATTGAATCGAGTAATCATTGTCTTTCATCAAGTACTATTTGCCCAGCAGAATCCAAaccacaaaaatatatgaaccCAAGAGGAAAGAAAGTTTCAAAAGACTAACTTGTATAgttgtattaaaaactataagtgAATAAAAGtccaacattaaaaaaaaatttatactcCAAATGGAATACCTTTTTTTACACGCAAAAACACATACCTGTAACATATGCAGCCCAAACAACTTAACGTAATATAGTTGAATTCTTAGCGTTGTGATAAGCAGTGTTTCTTGATTAGGATCTACTGTGATGTGTTGAATGGCGTCAAGTGGCGACCATATTGGATGCTCTCGAGTGTGTCTAGGATGTTAAgtcgaaatataaaataatataattttaaaaagcttaTAAGATAGTTACGTTTTAACTTAAACTAAGAAAAACAGTTCAGTTCAAACTCACTTATAGGAATTCCTGGATATTCGGAAGAGGTTCCTCTTTCTCCAATGATGAGGAGTTTCCTTCTCAAACATGTGGACATAGCCCTGGCCACACGCGTAAACGAATCCTGTTTACATGTTAAAATGAATGACGAACTTTTTTCACGAGTTTGTTTCAGTATCAATAAACTAACTAAACTATAATTTACAACATAAACAGGTATCTAAATGAGAACCTCATAAAAAGGATCACAgctatttttagttatatgtGCTAAAATTAATGTACTGAATTGATGAGCGTTACCGTTGCGGGTATCAAGAtgttctattaatatttaatataaatggtgttataattagtaaattgATAACCTTTAGGAAAATTAACAAAGCAAGTGACAGGGTGGCTTGAATTGTCTGTGGAGCTCTGTTCACTGCTCGCGTCTTGTTTACTCGATACACTGGCCTTGTCACCTTCCTCGGcactgtatttttaatatctaggTGTTAATGTAAGTAGCAAATGTATAcaaggttttatatttaaatttattgcgtttatgtatatttttgtaaattactaATATTGCGTAATGGAACTCAAAGGCGTATGTATCCTGAAAACGAATTTTACATAGCCACTCTTTTGCTTAACAATAAGAGAAAAAGACTCAAAaaggtaatattaataaacgagTAATAACGCAAAGTATGACTCGCTTATGACAAAATCtaaaacgtttttgacataagaACGGAATTCATAGTTTCAGCAAGCATTGCAAGTCTGAATGTTACTAAGGTCTTTCTAAGACGTGAtttacctttttattttagaacactgcaatattttaattgaatttaaatgcATCTTATACGTAATTTCTAAAGATTCAAAAGAAATGTGAAACTTACTCAGCCTCCACCTTTTTAAGCGACATTTCCATAACTTCCGATGCCCGGAAGATGCAATTTTGTCTCAATTCGCCATTTTCCACTAGCATTATAGTCCCGGTGTCCGTACCAAACATTATGCGATCCGGTGTTAACCACATACAACTTGTTATAACAATCTGTTGATAAAAACATAAGCTTAAATAAAtcacttataatatatacccaTTTAAATGATTCAGAATCGAAGCTCAAACAAGAGGAAAAATACTTGAATGTTGCcattaaattaatcataagATCGATGTTTGtatgatgtttatttataattaattttacgttGATGAATGTTTAAGGGAATTTCAGTTACATGATCAGGATGCTGTCTGTGtctttaaacaaacaattttgaGATATATCACTATTTCGTTAAATCACATCAGGAGGCGAATCCCTTAAAAcgatttatcaaatattttcatacttaCATTCTCTGCCTTACACCAACCCCATTGTCGCCAAACTGTTTCAGCAACGTTCATAATACGAAATGTGTAAGGACCAGTTATAACAACAAGAGTCGCATCAGCCGGATTACATTGtacctttaaaattaaatacgtcCTAAGGCTAATTTCATATAGGTACATATTTCACAGAAAACGCATAAAGGATAACGGGAAATGCTATTTTGAGTTATTCAATATACCAAAATGCGtatatttaatctgtttgaAATAGCAAAACGTAACTTgtggtatatttattaaaaagtattaaaaccATCACGTGcccttaataaaaaagtttgtagtaCACTATAAACTATTAAACTACTTAGTTCGTTCGTTTTGCCAAAGGACCTAAATAGCAGAAGGCCTCTATATCCGTAAAAATCATCATCTTACTTACACTCTCAACAATACCTTGCCCGCTAGGATTCTGCGCCTTAGCGTGACTCTCAACTTTCCCTTTATCccagttataataatacaaataccaATCTGGCTCTCCTGTTATCGCGACTAGGTATTTAGAATCAAACGTAAACTGAACACATGCAAATTCCCTGGCTGTGGAGTTTTCGAACGGAACGGTTAGTATCTTGCGTCGCTTATAAGTTGTTAGATCATAAATTGTTATGTAAGGCTTTTGTCCCTCTTCGGCTATTTCATTAAGAGCCAGCCATCTCCTGAAATATCAATAACAACGGGTgtaatcatattaaattaaaggtTTTGACTTAAGATTTTTACGAGTCCCGACTCGTAATTGGtcgctttttattttttccaattACGAGTCACGAAAGGTAATTAAACCAAAGTCCAGTTTTGagtcaaataataaatgattactTTAAGCATAGCCCGAATTTGAATCCCCAACCTCAGGATCACGATCGAATGCCTTACCACTAGGATAATCTACTAGgaagtaataaaaatcttaataaaaattactgttTGTTTACgtgtacaaaataatatataaggcttaaatatcacaaaaaggtatttaatttaaatctatgCCTAGGATTAAGtcgtaaacatttttaaagctttCAAAGGCTTACCTATTCGGCGCTAATACCAATGACTTAATCGGTTTATGTTTATCTTGCAAACGGATAAACTTTTGTTTCTTCTGAAGATGATTATGAATTACAATAACACCGCCAGCAGGATAAATAATCTCCGAATCAGTTAGGTAGTGTGCATTgtatctaaaacaatattaaaactttgcttacatcaaatttttatttacgtgtACATTACGATTATCCTAGTACAGCCCCCGAAACGGACAAAGGGTTCTGATCTAGTCGGTATAGTTAAATACTcagtcataaaattattaccgtTTTATTCGTTATTATAGGTATAGAAAAATAgtctagaaaaatatatttttcaatttataagaGTAGTTCTTGAGAGATAAGCCTCTACAACCAAACAATCTTTTAGCGAAATAATACCATAAGTATAGTTCAGCTACGAAATTTACAATGCGATTATTTAACGACTGAAGTGATGATGTATGTCTGAGAAAGCcttgtaataataatcaatttcAATAGGTTTTAACTTAAATAGAGCTTAGGAAATAACAACACTTACTGAATATCTGTACGTAATCCATAATAAACTCTCGCTGATATATGAGGCGGGGTATTTACCGCCATTTCGTACTTCGAtctgcttttaaaatatcttcaaaCGTTTTCTTGGAAGTTGACACAACACTGCTTATAAGCTGCCGTTGTAACTATGACAACGTAATTGTCTTCGATTCTCGAGTCAAACAGGTATATCAAAGATACAAAGTAGGTCAAATAgcgaagaaattaaaaatgccTTAATCGATAGGTTATTGACTTTTTATTAAAGGACAACAGTTTAATTATGTGttgttttttaactaaaatattagttaaaaatcTGGTAGAATCTATAAGTTGTTTTGCTTCGAACTAAACGTATTGCTAATGACTGAACTATATAAAAGTACATGGAAATATATTGCAGAGATATCAATATCAGACAATGTTGTTAGCCGCTTCTTTTCATACTCCACGGTAGCGCGGGTAAACTTACGCTATTGGTCAAATAGATACAGCAGGCATGCCTGTGTtaggtatattatattcaGTGGCGTAACAATAGGCCTGGCAAAATGCAATGGGCCCCCGACCCAAGAGGGCCCCTGCCCAAGAGGCCGCGAGctcaaaaaattgtaaaatgtatgcaGGTTTCCTCATGTTTACTTCACCGAAAAGCTAGCGAATAGATGATTAATGCATTGAGATATTATGTTCTATGGATGAATGCAAGACGCACTGGGCTATCGTGGGCACTACAAACCATTCCCTTTGGCCTAAGAGAGGAGTTATAGAAGAGAAATATACAACGTGTAATTGAGTTCGCTGAAAATctcgaagtttattaaaattaaactgacTGAGTACAACGTGACGAATTAAAATTGATGGGGCCCATCAAAAAAAATGCCACGGGCCCCAGCTGGTAGTTATGCCACTAATTGTTTTGTGAAAATATCACCCACACGGTTTCTTACTCtttgttagttattttagGAATTATAATTGGGGAATATTTACTGTAAAAATGTTGGTTCTTACCCGCACTTGTTTTTTGGGTGGCCTGCAACCATTTTTTGTTGTActtatgatattataatttaaacatgtAAGATATCTGCTAACGCAAGAATAGCAAAACgatagtaataatagtaaatgggtatttatataagtaaggGGTTAATACTGGTGCGAAGCAAAATGTGCATTATTTTACTCAATGTTTGCCATTTAGCTCGAGTTGTATGATTGGTGCTCAATGTCATCTGTAGTAGAGCATCCTATTTGCAATTTCCGAGGTAAGTCACAGTTTCCTTTCGTCGCTCACGCCGTTATCTTCATAATACTCGAGTTACTTGACATTTTCTAGCATGGACCGGAATTAgtaataatcaaattaattatcgaataatttttgataaatagaaTTCATTATTGATTGTCACTCCTATTAAACTTACACAGCCACATTCTGAAGATGTTTCACATGTCCCAGTTGAACAATGCCTTAGCTTATTTAAttcgtttaatattaaagtgtgGGATTTCGAGAATgattaatatgatatttgaCTTTCCAAGATGCAAGGCTTATCTGTGAGGAATAGATATACGAAACTAGTATGTCTAGAATGCTTTGCTGAGTGTTTCTTTATATctttagaataatatatttatttaaacttcgtaacattacaaataaaaataagtaacataaattattaggaaTGCAACGGGATGCTTTATCGCTAACGTGCGATGTTTTCCAGTCAACCTTAGTAAggttataaaaacttaaaaaagaaatataatataatttataaatttataaaaaaagttgccCCATTTTCACTATAAAATACCAGATTTACGAATGTAACCCTGGTAGGTGAAAATCGTAGTTGGAATAAGGTCATGGAAGTTTGTAATGCGGCAAATCGATGGCTAATTTGAATGGTAGAATCTAGACTTTACACCGGTACAGTGCTCTGGTTtcacttattacttttatttgcaTAGCCTGCTTACACAGAATATTCATAACATTGTGTTTTCAATGTATTGCAAATCATATTGGCAGAATATTATAGAagcaaaattcaaattatttaacaaaaaatttaatcaagactaattaatttaattagtaaataattatattcaataagtttttaaaataacttgcaACTATATTAGTTACGAGcgactaaaattaaaatataattagtgattacataagtaattacttggtaatataaaaaacaatccCTCGCAGGTAAtacattactatttattaaacaatcaatacaatacattataatattaagcttattgttgaaaaaacttatattttaccTGGATTGTAAACGTATAAttgattttcatataaaaaaactaatgcagaacttttgttataaattaattaagttatcgTAACCACAGCCAAAAACTACTTAACTAAGGTACAATATGCTGTTAAAACTCTTTATATAAGTACTTAGTCAACAATTATACGTAGATATTCCAATATTGATAACGATTAATTACCGAGCGACCCAGTCAATGAATTTGCGATATCTAGAGCAATTAACAGTGCATCGCAAGAACGAATAtgaaaactgtattttattcaCACGAGTAGCAGATCgcttttatttgaaataagagGTTTATTTAATTCCTCGATATTCGATtccttttatttgaattattacaaaaactacGTG contains:
- the LOC123716580 gene encoding cilia- and flagella-associated protein 57 isoform X3 encodes the protein MAVNTPPHISARVYYGLRTDIQYNAHYLTDSEIIYPAGGVIVIHNHLQKKQKFIRLQDKHKPIKSLVLAPNRRWLALNEIAEEGQKPYITIYDLTTYKRRKILTVPFENSTAREFACVQFTFDSKYLVAITGEPDWYLYYYNWDKGKVESHAKAQNPSGQGIVESVQCNPADATLVVITGPYTFRIMNVAETVWRQWGWCKAENIVITSCMWLTPDRIMFGTDTGTIMLVENGELRQNCIFRASEVMEMSLKKVEADAEEGDKASVSSKQDASSEQSSTDNSSHPVTCFVNFPKGFVYACGQGYVHMFEKETPHHWRKRNLFRISRNSYKHTREHPIWSPLDAIQHITVDPNQETLLITTLRIQLYYVKLFGLHMLQHPELPFIELGPAMHYGRINSLSMCAWKPIFMTSGEQDKSIRIWNYMTDDVELIKLYQEEIHCVSLHPTGLFAIVGFSDKLRYMVVLIDDFEVVREFPIRNCKRAKFSTNGHLFAAVNVQIIQVFSSVSFQNVYNLKGHNGKVTGLAWSANDLTLVSCGSEGAVYEWNMSNGQRVGEVILKTNQFSACAVNNNGKTTYAVGSDGELKEIGANTIRRNLTLIGCGLDTIILSRSDLMLFITGGAGGVTAVQLPLLDKAIFNEYHMHNKKITGATLSYDDQTLVSVAEDSSICVWRLTNADGRAIALDKDFAYSKEILISKKDLQEKINSINLLSTRMSELETEHTYQLRQAEATQAEKLKEVHEGYCAAIEELKEKNEQMENEHTHEIGMIQQDIAKLRSGHERTLQALEADFNIRLISEYDRYQSLEDKTARMRKDYEERLEQLAESKRQALREINNMFEAKLEEKDLLLQELQEQTDMEKKEHETIKGSIEEDADREIIEIRTAYEVQLKEEKDANVRLKGETGLMKKKLITAHKEIDDFKHQVLQLKAEHKQFQKVISTLERDVADLKKEIAERDSTIQDKEKRIYELKRKKQELEKYKFVLNFKITELKNQNSRSLN
- the LOC123716580 gene encoding cilia- and flagella-associated protein 57 isoform X2, which gives rise to MAVNTPPHISARVYYGLRTDIQYNAHYLTDSEIIYPAGGVIVIHNHLQKKQKFIRLQDKHKPIKSLVLAPNRRWLALNEIAEEGQKPYITIYDLTTYKRRKILTVPFENSTAREFACVQFTFDSKYLVAITGEPDWYLYYYNWDKGKVESHAKAQNPSGQGIVESVQCNPADATLVVITGPYTFRIMNVAETVWRQWGWCKAENIVITSCMWLTPDRIMFGTDTGTIMLVENGELRQNCIFRASEVMEMSLKKVEADAEEGDKASVSSKQDASSEQSSTDNSSHPVTCFVNFPKGFVYACGQGYVHMFEKETPHHWRKRNLFRISRNSYKHTREHPIWSPLDAIQHITVDPNQETLLITTLRIQLYYVKLFGLHMLQHPELPFIELGPAMHYGRINSLSMCAWKPIFMTSGEQDKSIRIWNYMTDDVELIKLYQEEIHCVSLHPTGLFAIVGFSDKLRYMVVLIDDFEVVREFPIRNCKRAKFSTNGHLFAAVNVQIIQVFSSVSFQNVYNLKGHNGKVTGLAWSANDLTLVSCGSEGAVYEWNMSNGQRVGEVILKTNQFSACAVNNNGKTTYAVGSDGELKEIGANTIRRNLTLIGCGLDTIILSRSDLMLFITGGAGGVTAVQLPLLDKAIFNEYHMHNKKITGATLSYDDQTLVSVAEDSSICVWRLTNADGRAIALDKDFAYSKEILISKKDLQEKINSINLLSTRMSELETEHTYQLRQAEATQAEKLKEVHEGYCAAIEELKEKNEQMENEHTHEIGMIQQDIAKLRSGHERTLQALEADFNIRLISEYDRYQSLEDKTARMRKDYEERLEQLAESKRQALREINNMFEAKLEEKDLLLQELQEQTDMEKKEHETIKGSIEEDADREIIEIRTAYEVQLKEEKDANVRLKGETGLMKKKLITAHKEIDDFKHQVLQLKAEHKQFQKVISTLERDVADLKKEIAERDSTIQDKEKRIYELKRKKQELEKYKFVLNFKITELKNQIEPKERAIRELKVQIQDMENEELKLLNVKHDLELKISQLNEKLTSAKKDFTTEAERNLTLKNTLKKIKIDLHNMTANFQDPMKLKLSVKELFQKYVEDIDFVRSRMAEDEAIREFNRQRDHLEKQVAALKMQLSKSLDGSKSDIGRIMDENCTLLTEINNLRTELKSTRTRCFQMESILGLSARYIPPATARSKLKHVTEDREKLDDRFKQKIEEREEIIVALKEENERLLGKMRCLDDDMQKDAEAGAQGDSVN
- the LOC123716580 gene encoding cilia- and flagella-associated protein 57 isoform X1, which encodes MAVNTPPHISARVYYGLRTDIQYNAHYLTDSEIIYPAGGVIVIHNHLQKKQKFIRLQDKHKPIKSLVLAPNRRWLALNEIAEEGQKPYITIYDLTTYKRRKILTVPFENSTAREFACVQFTFDSKYLVAITGEPDWYLYYYNWDKGKVESHAKAQNPSGQGIVESVQCNPADATLVVITGPYTFRIMNVAETVWRQWGWCKAENIVITSCMWLTPDRIMFGTDTGTIMLVENGELRQNCIFRASEVMEMSLKKVEADAEEGDKASVSSKQDASSEQSSTDNSSHPVTCFVNFPKGFVYACGQGYVHMFEKETPHHWRKRNLFRISRNSYKHTREHPIWSPLDAIQHITVDPNQETLLITTLRIQLYYVKLFGLHMLQHPELPFIELGPAMHYGRINSLSMCAWKPIFMTSGEQDKSIRIWNYMTDDVELIKLYQEEIHCVSLHPTGLFAIVGFSDKLRYMVVLIDDFEVVREFPIRNCKRAKFSTNGHLFAAVNVQIIQVFSSVSFQNVYNLKGHNGKVTGLAWSANDLTLVSCGSEGAVYEWNMSNGQRVGEVILKTNQFSACAVNNNGKTTYAVGSDGELKEIGANTIRRNLTLIGCGLDTIILSRSDLMLFITGGAGGVTAVQLPLLDKAIFNEYHMHNKKITGATLSYDDQTLVSVAEDSSICVWRLTNADGRAIALDKDFAYSKEILISKKDLQEKINSINLLSTRMSELETEHTYQLRQAEATQAEKLKEVHEGYCAAIEELKEKNEQMENEHTHEIGMIQQDIAKLRSGHERTLQALEADFNIRLISEYDRYQSLEDKTARMRKDYEERLEQLAESKRQALREINNMFEAKLEEKDLLLQELQEQTDMEKKEHETIKGSIEEDADREIIEIRTAYEVQLKEEKDANVRLKGETGLMKKKLITAHKEIDDFKHQVLQLKAEHKQFQKVISTLERDVADLKKEIAERDSTIQDKEKRIYELKRKKQELEKYKFVLNFKITELKNQIAPLEREIKEKKMRILDLEVSLETLLKQKDFRELKISQLNEKLTSAKKDFTTEAERNLTLKNTLKKIKIDLHNMTANFQDPMKLKLSVKELFQKYVEDIDFVRSRMAEDEAIREFNRQRDHLEKQVAALKMQLSKSLDGSKSDIGRIMDENCTLLTEINNLRTELKSTRTRCFQMESILGLSARYIPPATARSKLKHVTEDREKLDDRFKQKIEEREEIIVALKEENERLLGKMRCLDDDMQKDAEAGAQGDSVN